A section of the Dehalobacter sp. DCM genome encodes:
- a CDS encoding oxidoreductase — protein sequence MAAYGLLIDYEFCTGCQSCEVACKVEHDFPVGKWGIRVFDDGPWQKDDSNDEGSSFNWNKIPVPTDLCDGCKDRVEKGIKPTCMHHCLADVIHFGTIEELSIELAKKPKQVLWVIK from the coding sequence ATGGCTGCATACGGACTTTTAATTGACTACGAATTTTGCACCGGCTGCCAATCGTGTGAAGTTGCCTGCAAGGTGGAACATGATTTTCCTGTAGGTAAATGGGGGATTCGCGTCTTTGATGACGGTCCCTGGCAGAAAGATGACAGCAACGATGAAGGCAGTTCGTTTAACTGGAATAAAATCCCGGTTCCTACCGATTTATGCGACGGGTGCAAAGACAGGGTGGAGAAAGGGATAAAGCCCACCTGCATGCACCACTGCCTGGCTGATGTTATCCACTTTGGAACAATTGAAGAACTCAGTATCGAACTCGCAAAGAAGCCAAAACAAGTACTCTGGGTAATAAAATGA
- a CDS encoding molybdopterin-dependent oxidoreductase: MEFKNDLGKPWKYEEGDYTVVRSSIWSPPGCHPVGCGVKLYVNKDGILEKIEGDENDPITKGRLCARCLDLKEVVYNPSRVLYPMKRDPQDRGKADKWERCTWEEAYEMIKQKREYVIENFGPESMAAYSGTGRNGGIMVQEFAHDVLGTPNACYTQSGYACYTPRAAATAAVTGCYYPEIDYAGGVEGTYDNPDYKVPEVIVLWGKEPLPSNGDGLFGHAVIDLMKRGTKIISIDPRVNWLSTRSAVHVRLRPGTDAALGMAWLNVIINEELYDKEFVDNWCYGFDELKERVTDMTAEKAAEICGVPAETIKKSARMYANAAQAGIAWGLAIDQNQNGTQAAHCILSLIAITGNLDKPGGQLVGESKAAEVAPEGTKGMNKTYAATGHLLDGWMALGDELRNKTIGMQEYPLYVNSIRNAHADLMLDCLLTDKPYRIQMAMIQSTNIIAPTNSAEGDKWHRGLKRIPFIFATDVFMTPTIQACADLFLPLKCAPEHDSINYTHYSGSQIHFGITNKAIEVGDCKSDAQIAVELGRYLERPHYLNKYVDERAWLNNRRMQRNLIGGGKEDFDTVKEKVHVQQGRKYYKYKTGYLRPDRQPGFLTATGRVEFYSFMFSDVGADPLPFYQEPAFGPVTTPDLMKEYPFILTTGARVIAYFHSEHRQVPLLRELNPNPLIEINPADALELGVADGQWVEISNQFGKAKLKAKVTPTVKKGTVMAQHGWWFPEQDANEPNLSGVWQSNVNTLIPNHYNGNLGFGAPYKCIICKVTPLTESYDVDMKKFQETFKKVVD, translated from the coding sequence GTGGAATTTAAAAATGATTTAGGAAAACCTTGGAAATACGAGGAAGGGGATTATACCGTCGTCCGGTCTTCCATCTGGTCTCCTCCGGGCTGTCACCCGGTTGGCTGCGGAGTTAAACTCTATGTTAATAAAGATGGTATTCTAGAAAAAATTGAAGGTGACGAAAATGATCCGATTACCAAAGGCAGACTTTGCGCACGATGTTTGGACCTGAAAGAAGTCGTCTATAACCCCAGCCGTGTGCTCTACCCAATGAAGCGCGATCCCCAAGATCGTGGGAAGGCTGATAAATGGGAGCGCTGTACTTGGGAAGAAGCCTATGAAATGATTAAACAAAAAAGAGAGTATGTGATTGAGAATTTCGGACCGGAATCGATGGCGGCTTATAGCGGTACCGGCCGTAACGGCGGCATTATGGTTCAGGAATTTGCGCATGATGTGCTGGGTACACCCAATGCCTGCTATACCCAGTCCGGCTATGCCTGCTACACACCGCGTGCTGCAGCCACGGCGGCAGTCACCGGATGCTATTATCCTGAAATTGACTATGCGGGCGGTGTGGAAGGGACCTACGATAACCCCGACTACAAAGTTCCCGAAGTCATTGTACTTTGGGGTAAAGAACCTTTGCCCTCTAACGGTGATGGTCTTTTCGGTCATGCTGTGATTGATCTCATGAAGCGCGGAACCAAGATTATTTCTATCGATCCGCGAGTTAACTGGCTGTCAACCCGTTCCGCCGTGCACGTTCGTTTACGTCCCGGAACAGATGCCGCCCTGGGAATGGCTTGGCTGAATGTGATCATCAATGAAGAGCTTTATGATAAAGAATTTGTAGATAACTGGTGCTACGGCTTTGATGAACTAAAAGAGCGCGTAACGGATATGACAGCGGAAAAAGCAGCTGAGATCTGCGGTGTTCCCGCGGAAACCATCAAAAAGTCAGCCCGTATGTATGCGAATGCTGCTCAGGCTGGAATTGCCTGGGGTCTGGCTATCGACCAAAACCAGAACGGCACCCAGGCTGCCCACTGTATCCTCAGTCTGATTGCAATTACCGGCAATCTCGATAAACCAGGCGGTCAGCTGGTGGGTGAATCCAAAGCAGCAGAAGTTGCCCCGGAAGGAACCAAAGGCATGAATAAAACCTACGCAGCGACAGGGCACCTTTTGGACGGCTGGATGGCGCTGGGCGATGAGTTGAGAAACAAAACCATCGGCATGCAGGAATATCCGCTGTATGTTAATTCCATTCGGAATGCGCACGCTGACCTGATGCTGGATTGTCTCCTTACCGACAAACCTTATCGGATTCAAATGGCCATGATTCAATCCACCAACATTATCGCTCCCACTAATTCCGCAGAAGGGGATAAGTGGCATAGAGGCTTGAAGCGGATTCCATTTATTTTTGCCACCGACGTCTTTATGACTCCGACGATTCAAGCCTGCGCTGATTTGTTTCTGCCGTTAAAATGCGCACCGGAGCACGATAGTATTAACTATACGCATTATTCCGGTTCCCAGATCCACTTCGGTATTACGAATAAAGCCATCGAAGTTGGCGACTGCAAGAGCGACGCCCAGATCGCTGTCGAACTTGGCAGATATCTGGAAAGGCCGCATTATCTTAACAAGTATGTTGACGAAAGAGCTTGGCTGAACAATCGCCGTATGCAACGGAACTTGATTGGGGGCGGCAAAGAAGACTTCGATACGGTTAAGGAGAAAGTACACGTCCAACAGGGACGCAAATACTATAAATATAAGACCGGTTATCTGCGTCCGGATCGTCAGCCTGGATTCCTGACAGCAACAGGACGTGTTGAGTTTTATTCCTTTATGTTTTCTGATGTCGGTGCTGATCCGCTTCCATTTTACCAGGAGCCAGCTTTTGGGCCAGTTACTACACCCGATTTGATGAAGGAGTATCCGTTCATTCTAACCACGGGTGCGCGAGTCATAGCATACTTCCATAGCGAACACCGCCAGGTTCCGCTGCTGCGTGAATTGAATCCAAATCCTTTGATCGAGATCAATCCTGCGGATGCGTTAGAATTGGGCGTGGCCGACGGACAGTGGGTAGAAATCAGCAACCAGTTCGGCAAAGCCAAATTAAAAGCCAAAGTGACACCTACCGTAAAAAAAGGCACGGTTATGGCTCAGCATGGCTGGTGGTTCCCCGAACAAGATGCCAATGAGCCTAACCTCAGTGGCGTATGGCAGTCCAATGTGAATACGCTGATCCCCAATCACTATAATGGTAACTTAGGCTTCGGCGCGCCTTATAAGTGCATTATCTGCAAAGTAACGCCGTTGACCGAAAGTTATGATGTTGATATGAAAAAATTCCAAGAAACATTCAAAAAGGTGGTGGACTAA
- a CDS encoding LysM peptidoglycan-binding domain-containing protein has protein sequence MDNDFYFSAADEDIPDAAGACQGQLYTVKAGDTLYLIARRYGLIVQQLVDANPQIANPNLIYVGQVICIPTLPPPGEQLRVLSLRFLSVQGQPLPVVDGAVQLVPEVIVRATFTRPVSHAFFFIEPTGTETCELACLIGVDCPSAVTGVAEVYWQVPPGTLGRVYVVACINSVCTKSDDVLVVSNY, from the coding sequence ATGGATAATGATTTCTATTTTTCTGCTGCAGATGAAGATATTCCGGATGCAGCGGGTGCCTGCCAGGGTCAGTTATATACGGTTAAAGCAGGCGATACACTCTACTTAATTGCCAGACGCTATGGATTAATTGTTCAGCAGTTGGTCGATGCCAACCCGCAAATTGCCAATCCTAATCTAATCTATGTCGGTCAAGTTATCTGTATACCAACGCTGCCGCCGCCGGGTGAACAATTACGTGTTCTTTCACTACGTTTTCTGTCTGTCCAAGGCCAACCCCTGCCTGTTGTGGACGGGGCAGTTCAGCTCGTCCCGGAGGTTATTGTCAGAGCCACGTTCACCCGACCGGTCTCCCACGCCTTCTTCTTTATCGAGCCTACCGGCACCGAAACCTGTGAATTGGCTTGCCTAATTGGTGTTGATTGCCCCAGTGCAGTGACCGGGGTGGCAGAGGTTTATTGGCAGGTGCCGCCGGGTACGCTCGGCCGTGTTTATGTTGTCGCTTGTATCAACAGTGTGTGCACAAAATCGGATGATGTGCTTGTTGTCAGTAATTACTAA